AGGAGCATGTCGCGCGAGACGGACGTGCTGGTGGTGGCAGTGCGCCCGGGGAGGGGACCGACCGGCACGGCGCCGTCGGAGTCGCCGAGGATCGCGCTCACCTTGCCGGTCCCCGAGGCCGCGGCCTGGGTCCGCGTCTTCTCGCTGGCGGGCAGGGTCCACACGGTGTCGGTGGAGGACTTCTCGCTCCACACGTTGACCAGCCACGAGTTCGCGTTGGCCGCGGTGACCGCCGGTGCGGTGTGACTGGTGGCCGGGGCGTCCGCACCCCCCAGAGCAGACGCCCCGACCACGGCCGGTCCGGTGCTGCGGTAGGCAGCCACCGTCATCGCGGACTTCACGTACGTCGTGCCGCTCGACACGGTGACGTCGCGGCCGGCGTCGGCCGCGGTCGCACTGCGGGTCCAGGCCCGGCCGCGGATCCCGTTGCCGTCGCGGGTCTGGATCAGGGTCCAGCCGGCGGGGTCCTCGATCGGGACGGTCGTGGTGTTCGTGACGAGGAAGAGGACGAGCCGGTCGCCGGGCTCGACGGTGCTGGGGATGGTCACCGAGCGTCCGGGCGCGTTGCCGGCGGAGCTGGCCGCCGCGACGTACTGGATCTGCCCGGCGGTGACCGCCACGTCCGGGCTGACCTGCCGGGTGGTGACGTCCTGGTGGCTCCCGTCGCTGACGGTCAGGGTCACGGTGCGCTGCCCGGCGGAGGCGTAGGTGTGGCTGGGGGTGCGTCCGGTGCCGGTCTGGCCGTCGCCGAAGGCCCACGCGTAGGTGAGGGTGTCGCCGTCCGCGTCGGTCGAGCCGGACGCGTCGAAGGAGCAGGTGAGCCCGCTGCAGCTCGCCGTGAAGGAGGCCTGGGGCGCCGTGTCACTGAGGTCGCCGGGGTTGATCACGACCGAGAAGGTCGCGCTGCGCGAGGCCGCGGAGGTGAGGGTCGCGGTGCGGGCGGGCGCCGTACCGGTGGCGACCGGTGCGTTGGAGTCGCCCCACACGCCGCTGACCTTGCCGCTGCCGGTGGTGGCCGCGGTGGTGCGGCTGGTCGTGCCCGCGGGCACGGTCCAGGTGCTGTCGGTGGACGACTTCTCGGTCCACACGCCGACCAGCCAGGAGCCGGCGGCGGCCACGGGGATCGCGGGGGCGTCGACGCTGGTGCTCGACGTGTCCGAGCCACCGGCGAGCGCGGTGACCGACGGGGCGAGGCCCGTGCTGCGGTAGGCGCCGACCGACATGAACGACTTCGCAGCGGCGGTCGTCGTGACCGTCACGTTGACGTTGGCGTCGGCGGCGACGGCGGTCCGGGTCCACAGCCTGCTGCGGATGCCGTTGCCGTCGCGGCTGGCGAGCGGGTTCCAGCCGGCCAGGTCGGGGATCGCCTCCGTCGTGTTCGTGGTGAGCTCGAGAAGCAGCACGTCACCGGCCTGGACGGTGCTGGGGATCCGTACGACGTGCGCCGTCCGGTTCCCGGCGGTGCTCGCCGCGTCGACGAAGGAGACGGCGCCGGGGGCGGCCTGGGCCGGCGGCACGAGTGGGCTGAGTGGCGCGAGTGCGGGGACGACCACGAAGGCGGTGATGATGGGGACGACCGCCCGGGCGATGCGCCGCCATCGTCGGCTAGGGACCGGTTGACGCCGACTGGTGGTGGTTGTGCGCATCTGCCTCACCGTCCCCGCACTCGCATGATGCCCTCGGTCCTGAGGGCACGGCGATCGTGTCAACGGTCACACGGCAGGGGCATGACCGATATTGGGCAGGATTCGCCCGCACTTTCGGGGCTCTCGGCGGCCTGCAGCGCACCCATCCCACAAATTGGGGGTATCTGCCGACGCCCTGCTCACGGGCCCCTGGGGGCGCCCATGATGAACCGGTCATCGAGCGGACCGGCTCGGTCGACCAGACCGATCTGCCGGACCTGGACCGGGGAGGTGGACGTGGAGCAGCGCCGTGTGCTTCCACTGCGAGTCGTCGCGCTCGCGCTCCTGGCGGGTCTGCTCGCGGGCGCCGCGGCGTGGGGTTGGGGCCAGCGTCGCGCCGAGGAGCACGTCGGGACCGCCACGATCATGCTGCACCCGCTGGAGGGCAACGCCTACAGCCCCGGTGGCCGCGGCGACGACCTGGTCAACCTCGAGACCGAGGCGCAGGTGCTGCGCTCGGACACCGTGGCCCGCGCGGTCCTGGACAAGCTGCACGAGGCCGGCACGCCCTCCGACCTGCTCGCGGCGGTCACCGTCGTGGTCCCGCCCAACACCCAGCTGCTCCAGATCACCGCACGCGGCAAGGACGACGCCACGGCCGTCGCCCGGGCGTCCGCGTTCGGCGACGTCTACCTCGAGTTCCGCCGCTCGCGCACCGAGTCGGCCGTCTACGAGCAGACCTCACGCCTCGAGGAGCTGGTCAAGCAGCGCGAGGACGAGCGGGACGCGGCCGTCGCGCACCTCGACCAGCTCAAGAGCGATGCTCCCGAGCGGGCCCTGATCCAGCAGCAGGTGCAGGAGGAGGTCGTCCAGATCGGCTCCCTGCGCGCCCAGCTCGCCGCGGCCCAGGCCGTCGCGCTCGACCCCGGCCAGGTGGTCACGCCCGGCCAGGTCGTCGGGGCGGGCCTGTGGGCCTCGCCGACCCGTGTCGGCGCGATCGCGGGCGTCCTCGCGGCCCTGCTGGTGCTGGGGATCGCGGTCGTCCGCCGGACCGGTGCCGCACCCGGCGTGGTGCGTCACCTCGACGACCTCGCCGACGCGGGCCCCACGGTCCTCGGTGAGCTCCGGACCCCGGTCCGGGCCGACAGCGACGTGATCGCCCACGCGCGATCCGTGGTGCTCGCTGTCGGTTCGGACCGGCCACCCGTGGTCGCCGTGGGCGCGGTCGGAGCCGGGGCCTCCATCGCCTTCCCCGCGCTCGTCGACTCCTTCGTGCGGGCCCGCTACGAGGTCGTCGCCGTCGACCTGACCCGCCGCGCGGACCGCCAGGCGATGGCCGAGCTGGTCATGCAGCAGGCCGTCGTCGCCGACGTCCTCGTCGAGGACGGCCACTTCCGCAACCGGCTGCGGCCCCTCGAGCCGCTGCCGGGCGCCGTCGACGCAGCGCCGCCGACGGACGACCTCGACGACCTGGCCGCCTCCGCGGAGATGCGTCGCATCCTCGCCGAGCTCGCCAAGCGTGCCGACCTGGTCCTGCTGCGCTCGCCCGGACTGGGTACGACGGTCGGTCGCGCCGTGCTGGTCGCCGCCACCGCCGTCGTCGCCGAGGTCCCGCAGGGCTCGGCCACCGAGGCCGACCTCGCCGTTCTCACCGCCGAGGCCGAGCGGGTCGGGACCGTCGTGGCGGGGCTGGTCCTCACCCACGGGCGCGGGGACGAGTCGTGACGGATCGGACCGGAGAGCCCTCGGACCTCGAGGCCCACCACCTGCGCGCGGTCGCGCGCGGCAGCACGGCGACCCTGCTCGGCGCGGTGCTCAGCACGCTCGCCGGCTTCGGTCTGGTCCTGGTCGTGACCCGGGGCGTCGACCCGGACCCCGCCGGCCGGTTCTTCGCGGCGACGGCCGTCTTCCTCGTGGCGCTCGCGGCAGCCGGGCTCGGGACCGACACCGGGCTGGCGCGGTTCGTGCTGCGGACCGACCAGCCGGGTGCCGTGCGCAGGCTGGTGGGGATGGCTGCGATCCCGGTGCTGGTGGTGGCCGCAGCGCTGGCGCTGGCCCTGGCGGCCTGGTGGCCCGACACCCGGTGGCTGGTGTGGGCGTTGCCGCTCGCCGCCACCTCCGACCTGTGCCTGGCCGCGGTCCAGGCCCACGCGACCTTCCGCGCGGCCGTGCTGATCGACCGGATCGTGCGACCCGGGGCGCAGATCGTGCTGGTGAGCGCCGCCGTGGTCGCCGGGCTGCCCGGCGCCGTGCTGGCGCTCGCCTGGGGGGCGGCCTACCTGCTCAGTGCGGTGCTCGCCGTGCGCGCCCTGCACGGGGTGCTGCGCAGGGCCGGGCCCGACGCCCCGGCAGGGGAGCACGTCACTCCCCGCGAGTTCTGGGGCTTCACCTGGGCGAGGGCCGCGGCGCGGATCGCGCAGGTCGGCGTGCAGCGGCTCGACATCGTGCTGGTCGCCTGGCTGTTGACGCCCACGGACGCTGCCGTCTACACGGTCGCGACCCGGTTCGTGGTGTTCGGCCAGCTCGCCAACCAGGCGGTGTCCTCCGTGGTGCAGCCGAGGTTCACGCTGATCCTCGCCGACGAGGCCGGGGACGCCGGAGCCCGGCGGGCACTGCTCAGCCGGGTGTTCGCGGTGACCACCAGCTGGAGCGTGCTGCTGGCGTGGCCGGTCTACCTGTGCGTCGCCGCGGCCCCCCTGGCCTACCTGGGCTGGTTCGGCACGGCCTACACCACCGACGACGCCCGCACGGTCGCCCTCGTGATGGCCGGCGGGATGCTGGTCGCGGTCGCCTCCGGACCGGTCGACACCCTCCTGCTGATGACCGGGCGCAGCACCCGCAGCCTCGCCAACACCCTGGTCGCGCTGGTCGTCGACGTCGGTGGCTGCCTGCTGCTGGTCCCGCGGATGGGCATCGCCGGTGCCGCCCTCGCCTGGGCGGTCGCGGTCGTCGTACGGTGCGCGCTCGCGGTGGTCCAGGTCCGCCCGGACATCGGGCTGCTGCCCGGTCGCCGCACCCTGCTCGTCGCCGCAGCCGTTCCCCTCGGCTGCGTCGGCGTACCGCTCGCGCTCGCGCAGGCCCTCGGCGGCCTGACCCCTGCGACCTGGCTGCTGGCCTCGGCGCTCGTCGCCGTGGGCTACGTCGCGGTGGTGTGGCGGTTGCGCGCCCGGCTCGCCGTCGACCTGTTCCTGCCCCGGCGACGAGAGCTGGTGACGGCATGAGCGGGCTGCGCACGGTGGCGGGGAAGGCGCGGCGCCGGCTGCCCGAGCCGGTGGTCCGCGCGGCCCGGGCGCTCCTGCTCGGGTGGGGCTGGCTGACCGCCGACCTGCGCGAGGAGCCGGGTGTCATCGTCGTCGGCGCGCAGCGGGCGGGGACGACCACCCTGTTCCGGCTGCTCAGCGAGCACCCGCACCTGTGCCGGCCCACCGTCGACAAGGGGACCGGCTACTTCGACGACGGCTACCGGCACGGCCGGCGCTGGTACCGCGCCCACTTCCCGCTGCGCCGCCCCGGCCGCTGGCGCCGGACGAGCTTCGAGTGCAGCGGCTACTACCTCTTCCACCCGCTCGCCGCCGAGCGGATCGCCCGCGACCTGCCCGGCGTCCAGGTCGTCGCGATGGTCCGCGACCCGGTCGCGCGGGCCCACTCGGCGCACCGCCACGAGCTCGCCCGCGGCTTCGAGACGCTGCCGTTCGCCGAGGCCGTCGAGAGCGAGCCGGCACGCACCGCCGGCGTCGCCGCCCGGCTGGCGGCCGAGCCCGGCACGCTGAGCTTCGAGCACCGGCACCACGCCTACCTGCAGCGCGGCGAGTACGCCGTCCAGCTCCACCGCTTCGTCGAGCAGCTCGGCCCGGACCGGGTGCACGTCGTCGAGGCCGACGAGCTGTTCGCCGACCCGGTGCCGGTGTACGTCGACCTGCAGCGCCGCCTCGGCCTGCCGGTGCACCGCCCCGACGAGGTCGGCCGCTGGAACGAGCGCCCCGGCGACCCGCTGCCCCCCGACCTGGAGGCCCGGCTGCGCGGGCATTTCGACGACCACGACGCCGCCCTCGCCGAGCTCCTCGGCCGGGTGCCCAGCTGGCGAAAGGAATCACTGCGATGACTGCACTCCATCCTCCCCGCGGCCGCCACACCGTGCTCTCGGGCCCCGTCCGTCACCGGCTGGCACGGGGCACCCGCTGGCACCCCGGCACCCGCGAGGTGCGGCTGTCGCACCTGCTCCTCGGCGGCCAGAACGGGATGAGCGGGCACGAGTTCGCGACGGCGATGATGGACCCGCTGTGGCCCTCGCGCCGGGTGGTCGAGGGGCCGCACGCGGAGCTGCTGGAGCGCGGACCCGGCCAGTCCGACCACGACATCCTCCGGTCGAGCTATGCGCGCATGGCGCGGGCGTGCATCCGGCACACGGGCGTCTACTTCGACGCGACCGACGACGCCGGGATCGTGGCCCAGGCCCGGCAGGTCCTCGCCCGGGCGGCCGGTGAGCCCGCGGAGGTGCCGACGGGCGTGATGCACTCCCCGCCCGGCCAGCCGGTGCTCGTCGCACCCATCGCGGACTCGAGCTGCTTCCAGGTGATCGACGGCCACCACCGGATCGCGCTGGCGGCCGCGGCCGGGGCGACCACCATCCCCGTGCGGGTGCGCCGCGGCAAGGTCAGCACGCCGCTGCAGGACCTGCTCCACGAGATGTCGTGGCTCGAGGGCGGCCGGGAGCTCTACCAGCCCGTCGACTCGCCCGAGCTGGCGGCGCTGTGGCCGATCGTGCGTTGCTGCGTCGACCGGCTCGAGGCCATGGAGGGCTTCCTGCGCCCGCGCGGCCTGCTCGAGGGTCGCTACCTCGACGTCGCCAGCTGCTACGGCTGGTTCGTCGCTCAGATGGCGGAGCGGGGGATGGCGGCCGAGGGCATCGAGCGGGACCCGCTCGGCGCGACCCTGGGCCGGCTGGTCTACGGCGTCGACCCGGACCGGATCCGGATCGGGGACGTCGTCGAGGTCCTGCGCGGGACCCGGGAGCAGTGGGACGTCGTGTCGTGCTTCAGCCTGTTGCACCACTTCGTGCTCGGCCGCGGTTCCTGCGACGAGGTCGAGCTGATCCGGCTGCTCGACAAGTCGACGCGGCGGGTGCTCTTCTTCGACACGGGCCAGGAGCACGAGCGCTGGTTCCAGAAGTCACTGCGCGGCTGGAACCCCGAGCACATCCGCGACTTCCTGCTGACGAACACGACCTTCGACCAGGTGCTCGACCTGGGTCCCGACCGCGACGCCGTCGGCCCGTACGCCGAGAACTACGGGCGCCACCTGTTCGTCTGCGTCCGCGAGGACCGGTGAGCGCGGTGACCAGCGAGCTGCTCGAGACCGTGGCCGAGCTGTGGCCCGGCGCCGACGTCGTCCCCGCGGGGACGGCGGGCGACGGCCGGCCGGTACGCGCCCGCTACGCCCTGCTCAGCCGTGGCGACGACCCGACCGTGCTGGTGCCCGTCGAGTCGGCCACGGCCGCCGGGGCCTCGTTGCGCCGGTTCAGCACCGCCTCCTCCTGGTGGGAGACGACCTCGCGCGTGGCTGCGGGAGCCGCCGTGCGGGCGCTGCCCGGGCTGCTGCGCCAGCGCGTGGAGATCCGGGGCGGGCACGACGGGCTGGCCGTGCACCTCTCGGAGGTCCTCGGCACGCCGGTCAGCTTCAGCCTCAGCATCGGCACCGCTCGGGTGAACCGGAAGCCCGTGCTGCAGGTCTTCGACGAGGAGGGCCGGTGCCGGGCGTTCGCCAAGGTGGGCTGGTCGGAGAACACCTGCGCCGACGTGACGGCGGAGGGCCGGGCGCTGGCGACGGTGACCGCCCTGGAGTACCAGCACGTCGTACCGCCCCCGCTGCTGGCGCGGACGTCGTGGGCCGGGCGCCCGGTCCTCGTCATCGGGCCGTTGCAGCCCTCGCCGTGGCGTCGCCACCGGCGTGCCTGGACGCCCCCCGAGGAGGCGATGACCGAGCTGGCGTCGTCCTTCGCCTCGCCGGACGGCCGGCTGACCGACTCCGCGTGGTGGCAGCGCCAGTGGGAGGCCACCGGGGCGCTGGTCGACCCGGTGCTGCGCGGCCGCTTCGGGCGGGCGATGGAGCGGGTCGACGGGATCGTCGGACGGCGGGCGCTGAGCTGGGGTGCGTGGCACGGCGACTGGACGCCGTGGAACATGGCCGTGTCCGGCGACGCCGTCCTGCTGTGGGACTGGGAGCGCTTCGAGACCGGCGTACCGATGGGCCTGGACCCGCTGCACTACGTCGTGAACTCGTTCAACTCCGGGGTGCCGGCCTCGATCGAGGGGGTGCTGCGCGCGCTGTGCTTCGCGTCGTACCGCGACCGGAGCCTGGGTGGCGAGCCGCACGTGACGAGCCTGCTCTACCTGGTCGCGATCCTGACCCGGTACCTGCGGCTGGTCGACGTGCCCGGCGGGGAGCACATCTCGCCGCGCGCGATGCAGACCCTGGTGGCACTCGAGCGCCTGACCCAGGTGTGAGACCCGGGGCAGGCGCTCGAGAAGGTGCGTCGGGTGCCGTCAGCGCAGGTGCGGCGAGCCGGCGAGCACCTGGGCGAACTCGTTGAGCTTCTCCGGGGTGCCGAGCGTCCACGGAGCCGTGCTGTTGAGCTCGCTGTCGAAGTAGGAGTAGGCGATGCCGCCGAAGTCCTGCATGCTCTGCACGGTGTTCGCGATCTCGGTCGGCCGGTCGACGGCCGCCTTGTCGGTGATCCCGGTCTCGCCGAGCGCCCAGTCGACGCCGACGGTGCGGGCCCAGGCCGCGATCTTCTGGAAGTAGCCCGGCATGTCGACCCAGCGCAGGTCCATCTTGCCGTTCTTGACCGAGCCGTACTCCTGGTAGATGTCGAAGCCGGCGACGTCGATCTTGACGCCCCGCGGCCAGATGTTCGCCAGGCTGTACTGCGGGTCGCCGTAGAACTGGTGCCACCCGGTCACGATCACGGTGAACGCCACGTTGGGGGCGTTGTTGCGGATGATCGGCGCGAGGTGCTCCTGCATCCGGCGCCACTCCTGGATGTCGCCGTCGTTCTCCGGCTCGTGGTGGAAGGCCACCCAGACCGGGCCGGGCAGCGCCGCGAGGCGCTGGGCGAGGTCGGTCGCCCAGGCGTCACCCACGCCGTTGGCCATGTCGGTCCAGCTGTACGGCGGCTTGAAGCTGATCCACGGCAGCCGGCCGGCGGCCAGGTCGGCCGAGGCGTTCTTGACGGCGCTGGCGACACCGGTGCCGGTGTAGTAGGTACGGCGCACCGCGAGCTTGTTGCCGAGCTGCTGCTCGAGCGCGGTCGGGTCGGTGTTGCCGCCGTGGGCAGCGCCGATGTAGGTGCCGCACGCCGGGATGCCTCGTGCGTCACGGCTGCAGCCGTTGGACAGGCTGCCCGCCGAGCCCTTGCCGCCACCGGCCTTGACCCGCAGGTCGTCGACCAGCAGTCGCTGCGCGGAGGTGAGCGAGGGGGTGCGGAACCGGAGCTTGAACACCGAGTTCGCCGCCTTCGCGGTCATCTTGACCTTGACCCGGGTCCAGGCCCGGCCCTTGGCGTTGACCGTCCTGGTCTTGGTCTGCAGGGTCCTGCCCTTGACCTCGCGGACCTGCAGCGTCACGGCGCGCTTGCCCGTGGAGCGGACCCAGGCCCGCACGACGTACGTGGTGCCCTTGGAGTGGGCGCCACCGAACCGGTGCTTGCTGACGGCGGCGGCCGGCCCGTGGTTCTTCGTGCGCACGACCAGCGCGCGGCTGTGGTTGCGTCCCTCGCCGGTGCGCGAGAGCTTCACCCGGCTGCCGCCGACACCGGCGAACCCGTCCAGGTGCGACTCGAAGGTCCCGGTGGGGACCGACTCCTGCGCCGCACGGCTCGGCTGTGCCGAGGTCGGCACCGCCGCGACGGCGCTGGTCAGCAGCACGGCAGCCAGGACCGGCAGCCAGAGCCACCGCACGAGGCCGTTCTTGTTCTTCGTCTTCTCGGCGTCCTGCAAGACGCCACCTCCCCGGATCTCCGGGGCCGCGGGAGCGAAACTACGGCCCTCGTTCTCTCTTGTCTTCGGCTCGATTGGAACCGGAACGAGAGATCGTGGCCAATATCCTCCCCCATTTGAGGTACGACGAGTGGGCAGCGCCGGGAGGCGCAAGGGGGCCGGCGCGGTCAGGGCGAGGGTGGTCATCTCCGCGGGCCCCGGTCGACTAGATCCCGTGCCCCCGCCGGTGGGCCAGGTGCAGCAGCCGCTCGGCGCTCACAAGGTGCAGGGCGACGGCCGCAGCGAGGTACGCGCGCGGCTCGAGCGGGGAGCTCCAGGCCGTGCGGGCGGCCCACGGCAGGGCGTCGCGCCGGCCGAGGGCGGCGAGGGCGAACGCCTTGCGACCGGTCTCGCGCGCCAGCGCCCTCCGGTCGTCGAAGAAGACCGGGTGCTTGGCCAGGCCGTAGTCGATCGCGGCGGCGATGGTCGCCCACTGCTGCGAGAACTGGGAACCGCCCCAGCGCACCTGCACCAGGGGCGCCTCGACGAGGGCGAAGCCCCCCTCCTGGGAGGCGCGGATCATCCAGTCGAAGTCCTCGCCGTAGCTGCCCGGGATCTTCTCGTCGACCAGCCCGATCCGGTGCACGAGGTCGTGGCGTCGTACGACGACCGAGGAGGGGTGCGCCGCCATCGTCCGGTGCCGGACCAGCTGCCGCAGCTCGAGCTCGGCCGGCGTCGGAACCCGGCGCGTCGAGGTGCCCTCGTAGGT
This genomic interval from Nocardioides kongjuensis contains the following:
- a CDS encoding polysaccharide biosynthesis C-terminal domain-containing protein, whose amino-acid sequence is MTDRTGEPSDLEAHHLRAVARGSTATLLGAVLSTLAGFGLVLVVTRGVDPDPAGRFFAATAVFLVALAAAGLGTDTGLARFVLRTDQPGAVRRLVGMAAIPVLVVAAALALALAAWWPDTRWLVWALPLAATSDLCLAAVQAHATFRAAVLIDRIVRPGAQIVLVSAAVVAGLPGAVLALAWGAAYLLSAVLAVRALHGVLRRAGPDAPAGEHVTPREFWGFTWARAAARIAQVGVQRLDIVLVAWLLTPTDAAVYTVATRFVVFGQLANQAVSSVVQPRFTLILADEAGDAGARRALLSRVFAVTTSWSVLLAWPVYLCVAAAPLAYLGWFGTAYTTDDARTVALVMAGGMLVAVASGPVDTLLLMTGRSTRSLANTLVALVVDVGGCLLLVPRMGIAGAALAWAVAVVVRCALAVVQVRPDIGLLPGRRTLLVAAAVPLGCVGVPLALAQALGGLTPATWLLASALVAVGYVAVVWRLRARLAVDLFLPRRRELVTA
- a CDS encoding sulfotransferase domain-containing protein — encoded protein: MSGLRTVAGKARRRLPEPVVRAARALLLGWGWLTADLREEPGVIVVGAQRAGTTTLFRLLSEHPHLCRPTVDKGTGYFDDGYRHGRRWYRAHFPLRRPGRWRRTSFECSGYYLFHPLAAERIARDLPGVQVVAMVRDPVARAHSAHRHELARGFETLPFAEAVESEPARTAGVAARLAAEPGTLSFEHRHHAYLQRGEYAVQLHRFVEQLGPDRVHVVEADELFADPVPVYVDLQRRLGLPVHRPDEVGRWNERPGDPLPPDLEARLRGHFDDHDAALAELLGRVPSWRKESLR
- a CDS encoding ParB N-terminal domain-containing protein, whose product is MTALHPPRGRHTVLSGPVRHRLARGTRWHPGTREVRLSHLLLGGQNGMSGHEFATAMMDPLWPSRRVVEGPHAELLERGPGQSDHDILRSSYARMARACIRHTGVYFDATDDAGIVAQARQVLARAAGEPAEVPTGVMHSPPGQPVLVAPIADSSCFQVIDGHHRIALAAAAGATTIPVRVRRGKVSTPLQDLLHEMSWLEGGRELYQPVDSPELAALWPIVRCCVDRLEAMEGFLRPRGLLEGRYLDVASCYGWFVAQMAERGMAAEGIERDPLGATLGRLVYGVDPDRIRIGDVVEVLRGTREQWDVVSCFSLLHHFVLGRGSCDEVELIRLLDKSTRRVLFFDTGQEHERWFQKSLRGWNPEHIRDFLLTNTTFDQVLDLGPDRDAVGPYAENYGRHLFVCVREDR
- a CDS encoding carbohydrate binding domain-containing protein, which produces MQDAEKTKNKNGLVRWLWLPVLAAVLLTSAVAAVPTSAQPSRAAQESVPTGTFESHLDGFAGVGGSRVKLSRTGEGRNHSRALVVRTKNHGPAAAVSKHRFGGAHSKGTTYVVRAWVRSTGKRAVTLQVREVKGRTLQTKTRTVNAKGRAWTRVKVKMTAKAANSVFKLRFRTPSLTSAQRLLVDDLRVKAGGGKGSAGSLSNGCSRDARGIPACGTYIGAAHGGNTDPTALEQQLGNKLAVRRTYYTGTGVASAVKNASADLAAGRLPWISFKPPYSWTDMANGVGDAWATDLAQRLAALPGPVWVAFHHEPENDGDIQEWRRMQEHLAPIIRNNAPNVAFTVIVTGWHQFYGDPQYSLANIWPRGVKIDVAGFDIYQEYGSVKNGKMDLRWVDMPGYFQKIAAWARTVGVDWALGETGITDKAAVDRPTEIANTVQSMQDFGGIAYSYFDSELNSTAPWTLGTPEKLNEFAQVLAGSPHLR
- a CDS encoding glycosyltransferase family 2 protein, with the translated sequence MLDDIWPDVDVVIATHDRPVMVREAIAAVLEQEYPGRIRVIVVFDRSEPDPLLVRTCVERQVDVVRNTRSPGLAGARNTGILAGQGELVAFCDDDDLWLPGKLQRQVRALATSDAPTSVTGIEVTYEGTSTRRVPTPAELELRQLVRHRTMAAHPSSVVVRRHDLVHRIGLVDEKIPGSYGEDFDWMIRASQEGGFALVEAPLVQVRWGGSQFSQQWATIAAAIDYGLAKHPVFFDDRRALARETGRKAFALAALGRRDALPWAARTAWSSPLEPRAYLAAAVALHLVSAERLLHLAHRRGHGI